A window of Pyramidobacter piscolens W5455 contains these coding sequences:
- a CDS encoding isochorismatase family protein, which produces MANKEYKFVDNYGFNETLLKEAFAEARKIYKERGFMRRMGFGKAPAITTVDMAKAWMSEGHVFTCDHSNEVCAEALKVLEAGRKSGVPIFHTTTGYVGEKQWDLPRWDEKIPMSALDINSDWLEIDPKLKPRPEEPVIHKKYASNFFGTHLAQTLCFLGVDTVIVMGATSCACVRHTVMDSTGYGFKTVIPEGTVGDRVPGVIEWNLFDMEAKFCDVVPVAEVVKYLEGIDPSVYRKHERKLDK; this is translated from the coding sequence ATGGCAAACAAGGAATACAAATTTGTCGATAACTACGGATTTAACGAGACTCTGTTGAAGGAAGCTTTCGCCGAAGCCCGCAAGATTTACAAAGAGCGCGGTTTCATGAGAAGGATGGGATTTGGCAAAGCTCCCGCCATCACCACCGTCGATATGGCAAAGGCATGGATGAGCGAAGGCCACGTGTTCACCTGCGACCACTCCAACGAAGTCTGCGCCGAAGCTCTGAAGGTTCTCGAAGCGGGACGCAAGTCCGGCGTGCCGATCTTCCACACCACCACCGGCTACGTGGGCGAGAAACAGTGGGACCTTCCCCGCTGGGACGAAAAGATCCCCATGAGCGCCTTGGACATCAACTCCGACTGGCTGGAGATCGACCCGAAGCTGAAGCCGCGCCCCGAGGAGCCCGTCATCCATAAGAAGTACGCCTCCAACTTCTTCGGTACGCATCTGGCTCAGACTCTCTGTTTCCTCGGCGTCGACACCGTTATCGTCATGGGCGCCACCTCTTGCGCCTGCGTTCGCCACACCGTCATGGATTCCACCGGCTACGGCTTCAAGACCGTCATTCCCGAGGGTACCGTGGGTGACCGCGTCCCCGGCGTCATCGAGTGGAACCTTTTCGACATGGAAGCCAAGTTCTGCGACGTCGTACCGGTCGCCGAAGTGGTGAAATATCTCGAAGGCATTGATCCTTCCGTGTACCGTAAGCACGAGCGCAAGCTGGACAAATAA